TTTCTTCTTCCTGTTTCTTCTTGTATTCCTCCTCGAGCTGTTTACGTAATTTCATCTCTTCTTCGAGGTTTTTCCTGAGCTGAACCAACTCTTTTTCGTCTGGAACCTTAAAGGTAACCACCACCCTGGTACCACGTTCGGGCAGGATTTCCGTGTAAGGCGAGTAATGCCCGCCTGAGGTGGGGTCGTTGAGTATGGCGGTGGAATCGTGCCAGGTGGCCATAACGGTTTTGCTGTAGTTAGCCTGGTATATCTTTTGTCCGGTAGGCCGGCCGGTATCATAGTCAATGTCATCTACAAACTTGGATCCGGTGAAAGCCCAGCCGATCCGGGGCATCTGTTTCTTTGTTATATTATTGATGATTAAATCCTCGGCCGCGTAAATGACCGGCTTGTTGTCCTTATCCTGCCAGGCGATGAAGACCTGGACGATATCGCCGCCGGGCAGTTTGGGGTCGCCGAACGCCTGGAGCGACTGCTCGTCCGGCTCTTCTTTGAGCCCCATAAGGATCAACCCAAGATGCAGATTTTGCGGCTTACAGAACATTATTACCAGCGTTTCGTGCTCCTTGCCGCTGTTTTCGGCGCAGGCGTAGAATTCCAGCGGCCAGGACGGGTTGGCCAGCACACCGTCCACCTCGATGCGGTCTATTCGCTTGTCTTTTACCACGCCCTTATCGTCTCGAATAATATTAAAAATCACCCGCTCGCCGGCCGACAGGGTCAGAATCTCGGTCTCGGCAGTAGGAGTGACTGCTGATAAAGCGGTGGGCGAGAGCGATCCGCCTGACTGCTCAGCTCGGTCAGGCTTGTTGTCCTTAGCCGGGTTATCCTCAGCAAATATGTGGCCGAAAAAAACCAGCACCAGGACCAGCAACGGCAGATAATATCTCATATCTTTTCATTTATATAATATTACCGCCCAAAATTCAATCAAAACTTAAGTGAAAAGCCGGTCTCGAACCAGCGTCCGGGCTGATAATAATCTATCACCTCTTTATACTGGCGATTGAACAGGTTATGCACCGCAATGAAGAGCGAGCTGGTCTTATTTATTTCGGAAGACAGGTTTAATTCTGTAACGGCGTTTTTATTTAGCCGGCTGGCGGCGGTGTTGGCCGGGTCGGTGTAACGCTGTCCGGTTATACGAGTCTTTAGATTTATCGCCGTAACGCTGTTGGCCTGAAATCTCAGACCCAGGCTGGACTGCCAGAGCGGGATTTCCTCAACGCGCTTGCCTTCAATAGCCGGGTCGGTCTCGGCCTTTTCATATACGGCATCGTTCAGGGTGTAATTAGCCGTGATATCCAACTGCTCAATGACGCGGTATTTGGCTTCGGCTTCGATGACATCAACCGTCATCCGGGTGACATTACGCGGGCGATAGATATTATCCGGATCGCGCATATAGTCCCAAGCATCCTTTAAGGCGGACCGGGAAAGGGTCAGATGTCCGGACAGGTCGGCGTTTAGTTTGTAATCGGCGCCGACTTCGTAAGACCATAATGTTTCCGGGTTAAGATCGGGATTGCCCTGGAATGTTATCGGCCCGTAAGGCGTTACCGGCAGGTATAGGTCCGAAACCGCCGGAGCCCGGTAGGCCTGGCCGACGGCCGCACGCAGAGTGGTTTTCTGGTCAAGATGATAGACCGCGCCTACCCGGGGCGAAAGCTCACTTCCAAATTCCTCGTTCCGGTCGTAGCGCAGACCTAAGGTCAATATCATGGCGTTGCCGGATGGTCCGGGCATAAGCGATATTTCGTCCTGGGCATAGAGAGCTTGCGAATTAATAATCTCGTCTATCGTTCCATTGGCCTCTTTAACCAAAACGTCTTCGGTCTTGCTGTCAGCGCCGATGGTCAGCAATTGGTTCTTGAGCGGCTGGAGCGACTGCTGGGCCTGGATGCCTAGAGTGGATTGGTCGTAACGGCCGGTAAAGGGAAAAGCTTTCCATTCCAGTTGCTGGTCAAGCCCGTTGCGGTAAATCCGAACTGCCAAATCAGACGGTGAACCCTTAGACCAAGTATTCTTATATGTAAGGTTGATATAGTCGGTGGCCAGGTTACGGATGAAATTATCCTCGCGTCCCCGCCCGTCATCCCGGCCCAAA
Above is a window of Candidatus Brocadiia bacterium DNA encoding:
- a CDS encoding TonB-dependent receptor; this translates as MRKLYQVIGGMIILTGIVTTVNSQTYLSQATDEVVVTATKTGHQVEDISGDVTVISSREISESNAQTVDQLLANQAGMNVQGGDFPGSKPRLDARGLSGNYGAQRVLVLIDGRPVNEEYMGDVDLRLISTDNIERIEIVRGPASALYGSSAVGGVINIITKSYKEGQTAGLKTTVGSFNTYSTAVNHGLNLGRMDYFISAGDRSTDGYLKNTDGSPRNWASQNASAKANWKLNDQSSINLALGRDDGRGREDNFIRNLATDYINLTYKNTWSKGSPSDLAVRIYRNGLDQQLEWKAFPFTGRYDQSTLGIQAQQSLQPLKNQLLTIGADSKTEDVLVKEANGTIDEIINSQALYAQDEISLMPGPSGNAMILTLGLRYDRNEEFGSELSPRVGAVYHLDQKTTLRAAVGQAYRAPAVSDLYLPVTPYGPITFQGNPDLNPETLWSYEVGADYKLNADLSGHLTLSRSALKDAWDYMRDPDNIYRPRNVTRMTVDVIEAEAKYRVIEQLDITANYTLNDAVYEKAETDPAIEGKRVEEIPLWQSSLGLRFQANSVTAINLKTRITGQRYTDPANTAASRLNKNAVTELNLSSEINKTSSLFIAVHNLFNRQYKEVIDYYQPGRWFETGFSLKF
- a CDS encoding YdjY domain-containing protein, yielding MRYYLPLLVLVLVFFGHIFAEDNPAKDNKPDRAEQSGGSLSPTALSAVTPTAETEILTLSAGERVIFNIIRDDKGVVKDKRIDRIEVDGVLANPSWPLEFYACAENSGKEHETLVIMFCKPQNLHLGLILMGLKEEPDEQSLQAFGDPKLPGGDIVQVFIAWQDKDNKPVIYAAEDLIINNITKKQMPRIGWAFTGSKFVDDIDYDTGRPTGQKIYQANYSKTVMATWHDSTAILNDPTSGGHYSPYTEILPERGTRVVVTFKVPDEKELVQLRKNLEEEMKLRKQLEEEYKKKQEEEKSKSQVPNPK